TCTCAAAAACGGTGCATTAAACATGGAGCAACGTAACAGCTAGCACAGGGCATGGGAGGaaagctaacattaacgttacctaAATGTTGCTATCCTCTTAAGGTCCTCAGGCTAAAATTACTTTCTTTAGCTTTAAAAGTTACCTCGTCCATCGTAGCTCGTTTTGTTCATCACCATTCAGGTTTGTACATTTGGAAAGCGGTCTAAACTGAGGTGACGTGGACGCTGTCGGCTACGTTAATAAATGTATCGAGATGAATCCAACATTTATGctaaaacaaacaatttgaacGCACCGCCGTGGGACATGCGACGCACCTGCGTGCTGCGCGTGACCTGATGACGTGCGCGTTCATGCTGTTGAATTGACAAATCAGAAGCGACGGAAACCACTTTGTATGTGGATAGGTATTATcaagttattattattgagggttattataatattattgataggttgtaataataataataataataataatatagccAATGGCTTACCTCACTGCAgataatgtaaaaagaaaaccaATATTGTTTCAGTTTGAGTTGTTCAAGTACTTTTACTAGTTACATTAAAAGTGTTTGTTGGGACAACATGTTCTGGCTGGATTGGAGTGCAGGGGTGTAGTTGAGAAATGGGGGTAATAGATCATTAAAAAAACTTCCCCAGCTGTTGTAAGAGCATGTGTTTACTCCTGATCAATCATTCACTGCGGTTGGTCAACACTGCAGTGGTAGAAGTCACCACACAACGGCTGTTTTTTCGTGGCATATTAATCTTAAGGACTAGCTACTCATTTTCAGTATGGAgacatttattaatttactcCTGACTTTATGCACACTGCATCTGTCTGTCAATTTTAGCCCAGTTGTGAATGCATCCAGGAGGCCATGGACAACTGCTGATACCAGGTGCAGTATTCCTCGCTTCAACATCTTTTACATTCACATATAACACCTTGAAAGCAGTGATGTAATATATCCTGCGCACCATGGGTATTAGAAGAGAAACTGAGATGATAATGCATGTTTTTTGGGCACCAGTTGGGCTGGGCTGAGGAGGGCCAGAGCTGTAAACAGGCCAATACCCATCAACTGTAATTTGGGGAGCTGGTCATCTTGGACTCCTTGTAACTCTTGCACAGACAAAAAGGTAATGGCGTTTTTCTCAATAAATTGCATGAATTAGTCATTAAAAGATGTTGAATGAAAATTATGATTACAACTTATATTATGGGTGGCTTGTGCAATACCTGGCAACAGAgctgtagtacttgagtccGGACTCAGACTTGTCTTGGAAATCGGCCATGggactcgccaaatattctagttggtctcaACCGAGTTCAGCActaaatgctttttttgttgttacttcctccttcaaaacaaaaccattggtATTGGTTTAATTCACaatccatctagaacaggcAACGAGATCATCAGGgatcaatcattttcattttggccacagacacaatgtcagcgagCAGTTTGTATTATGAATTTTTCAGGACAAGTGataagttcaagaatgggaacatttccattttatattttaagtaaatattaTGGCCAAATTTAATCCTATAGTGTGTTACTctgcacttgctttttgattattacaaatTATAAAGCAAAATTAGCATCTTAAAATAGAtacactgtctctcacatcaCATAAATTACAAACAGGTAAGtaagtggtcttgaagaggattcttttttttctgtctcggtattgactgtctctcatttggactcggtcatgacttggactcaaacttTTTTGGAatcggtcttgactcggtctcgactagtcctggtcttggacttgtaatggactcgacaaaggtggacttgactacagccctgcctGGCAATGGTAAAACTAGAACTCCCCCCAAAAAACAGTGGAGTTTAGACAGTTTTCTGTCTGGTAGCACAGATCAATACATGGATGAGATAATCAATAGGTCTAAAGGGAACAATGGTTATCCTAAATCAGCACTTCTGCTTAAATAAGGTCAAGAAAAGTGGGCCTTGGTTTGACAATACTTAAATACTTTGTAACCGCTTGTAGACTCTAACTATCAAATATTAGCTATTTATATGGAATgtagaaatgaacaattattgaattaattaattgattttaaCTGCACCGCTACAAACATAATACCACATGGCCTACTGCTACAGTGTTTCTGTATGAATCTATATCTCGACAATGGTGCAAGGCAATGGACATACTGATTGATTTTAAGCGCTAACTCATTTTTAACTCTGTCTCAGGTCCATTTTCGATACATGGAGAAGCCCTCACAGTTTGGTGGCACACAGTGCACTGGGGCACTGTGGGAGAAGCTGGCATGTCCAACAGTAACAACACCGTGTCTTGTGACAGATTACTGTGGAGAGAGCTTTACCTGCAATGAAACAGGCAAGTCCCATCAACAACCGCTCATACAACATATTCTCTTTAAGCTGATGGTGTTTTGTCTGATAGTGTGTAAAGGTGCAGTACATGTAAAtcggtctctctgtctatctaggGCGCTGCATCAGCCAGTCCCTTCGCTGTAATGGAGAGTCAGACTGTGATGATTTCTCTGATGAAGAGGGCTGTGAAGACTTCACCCGGAGAGATGATAAGTGTTCCACCATACTGCCGATCCCTGGCGCTGAACGTGGCACTCAGGGGTAAATACTGCAGAGTTATTACTAATCTTATTGCTATTATCCACTTTACATAGTTTTTATCACACAGATGCTGGTTTTAAAAGCAATGCAAATGAATTAGCAGGTACACTGCATAGTTacctgtaaaaaataatttcaataaGCATAAACACATCAAAAGCACTATTTCTTTAAACATTGGAAATATATCCAAATCACACCATTACTTATTTTACATGTGTCTCATTTAATCTTTATTATCCTCACCTAATGACTCATTTGAATGATTCTACTTTGCCTAGCTACAACGTGTTGACTGGAGACTTTGTGGATCATGTACTTGACCCGAGTTACTTTGGAGGAGCGTGTGAATATGTCTATAATGGTGAATGGAGGAAATTTATCTATGATGCATTCTGCGAAAACCTGCACTATAATGAAGATGAGAAGAACTACAGGAAACCGTACAACTACCACACCTACCGCTTTGTGGTAATGTTGTGATTTATTTCTTAATAAATGGGCTGTTTGaacaaagacattttgacataaaGTTTAACCTTGTACAGGCTCAAGCTACGTCTGAGGGCTCTCACGAATACTATGAAGATACGGTGAGCCTGCTGAATGCGAGGAAAACCATGAGTTCTTCCAGTGCCGGAGTCACAGTTGGGATCTATATGGTGGAAGTGGGACTTAGTGGAAGTGATGAATCTGAGTTTCTCAAGAACATAACACAGCATAAAAGCCAGGTATGATCTATTGGCGACAACGTTCAACATGTTCTACATGTTAACAAGTGCAAttagttttgttgtttgttttagatatattattattaattgtttGAGGTCAGagtttgttgattttcttttatattttgggaaatatgcttgcTCTTTTGCTGAGAATTAGATGACGACTCTCATGTCTGtccattaaatatgaagctataccTCCAgaagccagttagcttagcttagcattaaaactggaaacagagggaaccagctagcctggctctgtcaaaaGGTAACAAagtctgcctaccagcacctgcAAAGCGCACTGATTAACACATTATacagtgttttgtttgttaaatctgtacaaaaaccaaagtgtaaaattGACAAGTTCTGAttttacataggcctacagTTGACCatctgtttccccctgttttcagTTGTTACGCTACGCTAAACTAACACTCTCCTGCTTATATTTAAAACTTAAATACCCAGGACCAAAATGTCCCCAAATTTCTTACTCCTCTAAAAAGTGTGGTGTCTTACCACAAAAGGGTTACCGTAAATGTTTGTGGCCAAAAGTAAGGACATTATTTCAGGTTTAAATAAGTTACAGTTTTATAAAAACTTTTTAAATTACTATTTCTTCCTCTGAAAACAAGAAAAATCACTTTACTCTTTAAAATCTTGCCTTTTTGTCCTCAGGACCTCGGGTTCATTAGGCTTTGGTCCAAAGTGGAAACAGCCCACTTCAAAATGAGAAGTAATAAGCTGATGCTTCATGAAGATTTCTACGTTTCACTCATGGAGCTCCCTGAGCAGTACGACTTTGGGAGTTACTCCGACTTCTTCCGCACATTTGGCACCCACTATGTCACAGAGGGAATTATGGGAGGAACCCTTGAATATGTTGTGGTTGTCAACAAAACATTTATGGCAAAATCAAGTACTGTGGGCTTTTCAGTTTGTTAATAATCAATGTAATCTAAgagataatgtaatgtaaagtaagTAACCTTTGTTTAATTCTCTTCCCTAACTCTCACAGATATTAACAGTGAAGAAGCTGGCAGCTGCATTGGTGCCTCTTTTGGTTTAAGCAATTCCTTCTCAAACACTGGCTCAGTAAATCTCAAAGTGGCTGGGAAGCATTGCGAAAAAACAGGAACGTATGAAAAAGGTGAGACATTGAAATTCTATTACGTGTATAAGCtttatctgtaaaatgtcattAAAGGATTGTTACAGTACGCTGTTATCAGAGCTgaaatgtctttctttttttcttttttaaatgtaggcGCGAGCTCTAGTTCAGCTGTGATTGAGGACATTGTTACTCTAGTGAAGGGGGGagtcacacacagcagcagtggCCTGTTGGCTATCAGGAACCCTGACACCTACAAAAACTGGGGAGCGACCCTCAAATACAACCCAACACTCATCGAATATGAGGTGACTTAGCGGAAGATGATTTGACATAACATGCTCTgaacagaagaaaaacaaaacaaagttataCCTTCTCAATCTATAACCACACACTGCTTTTGTGCCTTTGCTGGTGTGGTCATCTGCTTTttagtaggggtggggggggaaatCGATGCCGCATAGTattgcgatattttccgtggcaatactgtatcgatacatggacgccaagtatcgatcttttattatataaattgcacatgagaatttaaCCTGTGGGTACTAGAATAATACGGTTAATTGCTTTTCAGTCCACTTGATGGAAAAttaaagtgagatgaacaaaccagagacattttatttttatttttagacaaaacagatgttgacaaagttttgctttggggacataatttgaagttggaaaacaggtaatgaattgcaatatatcgcagaatatcgcaatatgtttaaaatcgcaataatatcgtatcgtgacataagtatcgtgataatatcgtatcgtgaggcctctggtgattcccatcCCTACTTTTTagttacttttttaacttttttctctGTCCTTCCTGCCTTATGACCTAGACAATGCCAATTTATGAGCTAGTGCGCCTCAGCACAGCCGCTGACCATGTAGGTGCGAGACTGGCCAACTTGGAGAGAGGCTGGGATGAGTATCAGCAGCAGTTTGACTCCTGTCGCTGCGCCCCCTGCAGACACAACGGCATCCCCGTCCTCACGGGTACCTCCTGTACGTGCATCTGTAAGTCAGGCTTCCGGGGAGAGGCTTGTGAAGAGACTCTCAGAAGAGGTGAGACTTTTGTCATAAGTAAAAACAGTGGAGGTAAACACATTCAAATAATTTCcttaaataaaggaatattttgacattttgggttaTACGATTATTCACTTTCtagctgagagttagatgagaagacacCACTCTCATATTTGTCTGTTGCACATGAAGCTGGAGACAGGacacagttagcttagcttagcataaggggccctatcttgcacccggcgcagcgcaactgtctttgctagtttaagactgacgcagttgttaatttcccatccagcgcccgtgtcgtttaaatagcaaatgcacctgcgcccatctttgcgcccatgggcttgctggtcttacagggaggtgtgttcaggtacattcttggcgtattgctatcttgaggcagcgggaagtgatcgagccattgaccaacaaaaacctggtctaaagtcaatagcacagcatttcattgttattttaatagcaatttagtaaaatgtgcctaggcttatgcacagcgcacgcacactatgcttgttacacacacacagggaagtgcaacagcacacaaacatgcaaaagattacaaataaaaatattacggtgcaaatccgccatcataatagcaatgcgccaaggtacaaatgcggagatgacactctgattggtttattgcatgttacgcccaaaacacatctatgaattaatgaagacactaagtacaacccctTGGAACCATgtgcccggcgcacggacccttttttccgccgtcaaactagcaaaagtggatttgatcacgccctaaacgcacctgcgccatgtgcttcacgccgtgtgcttagatcgttaaaatagggcccaaagaATCAAAGCAGTAGGGAACAGCTGGCcttgctctgtccaaaggtaaaaagaaatctgactaccagcacccctaaagctcactaattaacattttatatcttgtttgtttattctgcacaaaaactgaaaattgtaaaaacaacaaGCTTCTTCGGTGTGTGCGAGGTTGCCAGGCAAatagcatatttcccaaaatgtcaaactatttctttaaataaaagcaGCAATTCCATAAAGGATACATATTCCATTAAAATAATTTTACTCTAAATTATCTATCTATGATAATTATAGATCATGTTGCAGGTGATCTAATGCATCCAGACCTTTTTTTGTGAAGTCACAGGTAATTACAGCTGTCAGtgaaatgtagaggagtaaaaaGTGCAAAACAAGTGCAAACCGTAACAATTTCTCTCACATGGGCAGGAGTGTTTTCTTGAACAGATTGAAAGGGACTATAGTGTTATTATGAGACTTACAAGCTGCATGTTTCACTTGGGTTAGAGGATGTGATGGAATGACAGTGTGCAGACATATCCTGTTTCTAAATCTATATGCTTTTTAAACTGCAGCTTAAAACTCCCTACATTTTTCCTCGACAGATACCAAGACAGATGGGTCGTGGTCATGCTGGGGGGCCTGGTCTTCCTGTGGATCGGGGAGGAAGACTCGGACAAGAACCTGTGATAATCCTGCACCTGAGGGGGGCGGAGCAACCTGCCTGGGCTCCTCCTCTCAGACTCGGCACTGTTAAAGTCGCTCACGTTCCAGGGTGAAAATGCTGTTGAGTGCTAAGTAAGCACaattaaagtgtttttaatgaataaaaaacgGCTCCTCCACAATCCCTTTATAAATGGTGAGCTCtaaaaattaaattgaaatgcATGCCAGGACAcgacacagtgtgtgtgtgtgtgtgtgtgtgtgtgtgtgtgtgtgtgtgtgtgtgtgtgtgtttctgtctgagcTTTTCCTAAGCACAGGAGTGAAACTGTCAACTTTAGATGCTTTCTATGTTTGAAGGTTATATTTGGGTAACAGGAGCTGAAACCAGGTCAGTGCTTAAGGTTGAGCTAGTTAAATACTTTAAGGCTACAAAGAAGACATGGTTTACCATTCTTTATAAAATATTCATTGAAGATATCCCATTCAGGTCAagtctgtttttattcaaaCATGATTCACACCAGGCAgtcaaaaaaaagacaaacacgaCACAGACCAAAGTTCATTTTTCAAGGAGGGTTTTTATTAATCTTTATGTCAGGGCTGTTGTGCAGATTTTAAATGCATTCAGTAGACTCTTGCTGCAGTCCTCTGCACGCCAGGCCTCCATTGCCGGGTGCTGGGTTGTTACACTGTCGACTCCTCGTCATTGTTCTTCCACTGCAGGATGACCATGCGCCCCAGCAGCTCCAGCTGCCATCAATGGCTATATCTGTCAGAAGGGGCCACATCACATCTCATGTCATTATGCAGGTCATAATGTCAATGTCTCAGTCAGTTTTAgtgcaaagaaagaaaaataatgttGGATGCAGTGTTTAGCATTTTGGATCTTTAGAGCTAACCTTTTCGCCTAGCAGTGATCTCACAGCCTCGTCCAGAGTAGCCAacaggacacacacagtcacatctgGTGCCTGTTGAGAGAGATAAACAATCATCATTATCACTTATATCATTACCACCACTATAAACATCATCAGAGCCAATTTGTGCACCATTTTTTGGTGTTTATGAACAAAAACTCCAGAGacaagtttgtttgtgttacgGGCTTTCTTGGTCATCCGTTGAGGATTATAAAGTTCACtcaaagggacagttcacccaaAAATGATCTTATCTGTAGTGCTGTTTaatttagcacaaaaagtaaggaaatttgtgtttggtagattatttctctgtggtaacaatgcttttttgcAATAAATCTTATAGCGTTGGAaggcctgtttagttccctttcaaatggtgccccatttgtaaggaacatgtaTTTGTGAGATGAGCAGCAGCGTTGAGTTTGTGGGTTGCGCCCacgaaaaatttgccaaatcttctctgccaatgccaaacagcttattctgccattgactcgtttggtgtttgctggagtggatgattgaagtttgaagaaagcatttgtcgcaagtcagccaacgtgttTGTGTTGGTCACGAACAGCACGCATAAACTGagcccacaagtgttcaatggggttgaggtcaggactgctggttgaagaatgggatgccatcccacagtgtgtgaccagcatgaggaggaggtgccaggctgttgtggctgtatatggttcttccacacgctactgaggctcctgtttgtgaaataaataaattgttcaattgccaatatgtcttgtttcttcaaacttcaatcatccaatctaccaaacaccaaacgagtcaatggcagaataagctgttcggcattggcagagaagatttggcaaatgtttcatgggcgcaacccacatactcagcgctgctgctcatcccacaaatgcatgttccttacaaatggggcaccaccAGCGTACTCATGAAAGAgaggctcctcctcctcggctgaGCTGTAACTGCAGCTAACCGATACTGCTAGATCACCTGAGCTAGTAAACGCTACAGCTCAGCCGTCAGGGACGCCTTTAATGTTTACAACTTGTGGTGTCACAGGTACGAGCCTCTCGTCCAGGAGTATGCTTCCTTCTGCACGGTGATGCGGTTGGTGGGTGTAGTTTGATTAGAAGAAAATAGTTAGAAACTGCTCCCAACTAGGTCTGTGGATCATCTTGAGTTACCGGGTCATGATTTCTAGAAAaagacattgctgttgagtgtttcagatgtattttttggtgctttgagcaccacaagccgaGTTCCATCTAGTTGCATAATATTCAAGAAAAGGCAGACATCATCAACACTGGGCAACTTACACCAGAACAATATAAATTTATAAATAGCACCACAGGTaaagaggaaaaatatgtattttgggGATGAATTGTCCCTTTAATGTTCAACTAAACCTTAAGCTTTAGCACAAAATGTgagttaaaacaaaatgtagctTAGAAAAGGATTAATGCAATGAGTTTTCAGCCAAAAACAGATGGATATGggacaaaaaaaattgtattaaactaataataatatcCTCTGAGGTACCTTTCAAAACGGCCACTCCGTTGTTGTGGCATGGAGCACATCGACATGGACTAGCCTCTGCCAGGTACTCTGACAGCGCTTTCTTCAGGTTTCTTTTCAGGGTGGCATGCTGGGAAAAGTCTCTGGAGGTCACCAGCTCATACAGCGGTTGTGTCTAATGAGCAAGCATATGTCATTATTAAGCCTAATATATACTGTTCAAAATCTGATTCTCTTTTTTATAGAGTCAACTGGAATGCCCCACAAGTGCTGAAACTTGACCATTTGTATTTGGCACAGTTTGTATTGGCATCTTTTGCTGTTTGTATTCCAGATGCACTTGTTTGTAATTGTGCCAATCCTGGTAGCACCGCGGaccaatttttcttttaaaaatgtttctgcATCAATTAGTCATGTCAAATTCCTTGTAGACTGTTATTACAGCCTCAAATTGAGATGGAGAAatataaaagaagaagaaaaagaggtgTTAATTGACATCAGgattgacatcaggatggccgaaaacctgtgcatcttccgccgaaggctaaaaacacatcacttccaactacacctcggataatgaataaaaaaaaaaatgaattatatatatttctctcTTGATACTGCACtttttcatatggctctttgtagcattacctatttagagctaatgtacttgcacttactacttgttgtctggagtttgcaccttcaaggttgaacgcccttaattgtaagttgctttggataaaagcatcagctaaatgacatgtaatgtaatgtaattgtgGTGATCTCACAAGAGATTGTAAGAGACAGGAAACACATAGATAAGAGAGAATTATTAATGGAATATAACTTGTAATacgaataaaaacagaaatagacGAGTTTGTTTagtaaagagacagagacactcaCTGTTTTGCGAATGAAGTCGGGGTTAAAGCGCACGCCTTCGCCCCAGAGCCCCATCAGCTGCGGGGTGGGAAGCTTTTTAGACACCAAAGCAGTGATGGATTCACTACTTCCACCCCTTACAACAGCAACAAAGTCCTCCACCATGCTGCCATGTACTGTGTCCTCTGGGGGGGGGAGACAAAAGGACAT
This Sander lucioperca isolate FBNREF2018 chromosome 9, SLUC_FBN_1.2, whole genome shotgun sequence DNA region includes the following protein-coding sequences:
- the c8a gene encoding complement component C8 alpha chain, whose translation is METFINLLLTLCTLHLSVNFSPVVNASRRPWTTADTSWAGLRRARAVNRPIPINCNLGSWSSWTPCNSCTDKKVHFRYMEKPSQFGGTQCTGALWEKLACPTVTTPCLVTDYCGESFTCNETGRCISQSLRCNGESDCDDFSDEEGCEDFTRRDDKCSTILPIPGAERGTQGYNVLTGDFVDHVLDPSYFGGACEYVYNGEWRKFIYDAFCENLHYNEDEKNYRKPYNYHTYRFVAQATSEGSHEYYEDTVSLLNARKTMSSSSAGVTVGIYMVEVGLSGSDESEFLKNITQHKSQDLGFIRLWSKVETAHFKMRSNKLMLHEDFYVSLMELPEQYDFGSYSDFFRTFGTHYVTEGIMGGTLEYVVVVNKTFMAKSNINSEEAGSCIGASFGLSNSFSNTGSVNLKVAGKHCEKTGTYEKGASSSSAVIEDIVTLVKGGVTHSSSGLLAIRNPDTYKNWGATLKYNPTLIEYETMPIYELVRLSTAADHVGARLANLERGWDEYQQQFDSCRCAPCRHNGIPVLTGTSCTCICKSGFRGEACEETLRRDTKTDGSWSCWGAWSSCGSGRKTRTRTCDNPAPEGGGATCLGSSSQTRHC